From a region of the Thermosipho melanesiensis BI429 genome:
- the flhF gene encoding flagellar biosynthesis protein FlhF, whose product MIVKKYLVKDIKEALEKIKIELGKDAVILGTRKIKKGGFLGIGAKTFLEVTAAVEENEVKQNNEMKTQQIYQLQEILSKNSQKRSTDELNEIKKMMYELKTMVSMQKSDNEPEWIRDLRKALNFHDVNQEIIEKVIEYIRIKYGKIDFEDENTRFVLSEIFLPFIKTDNPDITGKVMFVGPTGVGKTTTLAKLAAKMSINEHKKVGILTLDTYRIAATEQLKTYATLMDIPMRVAYTPKEAKIELEAMADFEVVFIDTAGRSQKNELQMNEIKAMAEIISPDYKFLVVGMQYRSSDLELISKKFNDVSPTHIILTKMDETSSLGHFLNAGHFINKPIIYITNGQRVPDDIIEASNKELSIILAREVLNYVKSS is encoded by the coding sequence TAAAAAAATACTTAGTCAAAGACATCAAGGAAGCTCTTGAAAAAATAAAAATTGAACTTGGAAAAGATGCAGTAATTCTTGGAACAAGAAAAATTAAAAAAGGTGGATTTCTGGGAATTGGTGCAAAAACCTTTCTCGAAGTTACTGCTGCTGTTGAAGAAAATGAAGTAAAGCAAAACAATGAAATGAAAACACAACAAATATATCAATTACAAGAAATACTATCAAAAAATTCACAAAAAAGGAGCACTGATGAACTTAATGAAATAAAAAAGATGATGTACGAATTAAAAACTATGGTTTCTATGCAAAAATCTGACAATGAACCTGAATGGATAAGAGATTTGAGAAAAGCTTTAAACTTTCACGATGTAAATCAAGAAATAATTGAAAAAGTTATAGAATACATAAGAATAAAATACGGGAAAATAGATTTTGAGGATGAAAACACAAGATTTGTTCTCTCTGAAATATTCCTTCCATTTATAAAAACAGACAACCCAGATATTACAGGAAAAGTAATGTTTGTAGGTCCAACGGGCGTAGGAAAAACTACTACACTTGCTAAGCTAGCAGCAAAAATGTCCATAAATGAACACAAAAAGGTTGGTATATTAACATTAGACACTTATAGAATAGCGGCTACAGAACAACTAAAAACATATGCAACATTAATGGATATACCAATGCGTGTTGCATACACCCCCAAAGAAGCAAAAATCGAGCTTGAAGCAATGGCAGATTTTGAGGTGGTATTTATAGACACCGCAGGTAGAAGCCAAAAAAATGAACTTCAAATGAATGAAATAAAGGCAATGGCTGAAATTATTTCCCCAGATTACAAATTTTTAGTTGTGGGAATGCAATATAGAAGTAGTGATCTTGAACTTATTTCAAAAAAATTCAATGATGTTTCACCTACACACATAATTCTAACTAAAATGGATGAAACATCTTCTTTGGGACATTTCTTAAACGCTGGCCATTTTATCAATAAACCAATTATCTATATTACAAATGGTCAACGTGTACCCGATGACATTATTGAAGCAAGTAATAAAGAATTATCAATTATTTTAGCTAGAGAGGTGCTCAATTATGTTAAATCAAGCTAG